The genome window aatccctttatTGACGCAAACTATAACAATCAAACAATTTTCTCCCATTAGAGATCAAATTTGATCTATGAAATTGATTTATGATCGACTCAATCATTGCATTGGTGCgccaatggaaaaatttcaaaaataaaaactaatgaTTATAGTAGGAAATTCGATCGTAGAAATTTGTAAAAACCCCGAAAagtaatattcagtaaaaagtaCGGAgcaatttcttaatttttacGGTATGTTTCGTACCTTTAACGGAAcccttcgtaatttttatcgtaccTTCGTTTTCACTgggaaattacggaacttccgcgtaatttttactgagctATTTCTCTTCCAGTCGAATTCCGTTTCATTCTAAAGAACTTTGAAAGTTGAAAATCTTCCAACTCCCTAATGACCTCCTCTTTGATcccattctcaaaaaaaaacccccCAAAATTCTGAACTGACCAAAAGATCTGAAATTGGAGGAAAAATGTCTGTAAAAACTGGAAATGAGCAGTTCTACACAATATGAGAATTTGCTAACAAACTACTGCCGTTTCTCCCCTCGACATCGGTGGATTCAATTTGTTCCTTCAGAAGTTCCAACTCCCGGATACCAGAGACCGTGACTTCGTATTTATGTGCTGCAAGACTGCGATAGAAATGAATGGCAAAGGCGAGGAAAATGATGAGTACAGGAATGAGGACAATGCAGGCGGACCATGCAGCCGTCTGGGAGAAGTCGTAGAATTTCACCCAACAGAGAATAGCGATTTCAAGGAGGAAGAGAATGAGCCCAAGGAGAGTGGAGAACGCCCAGGCGATCTCGATGTACCAGTGGAGACGTTCATGGGGGGACTCATGGACGAGACTGATGCTGTGGAGATTGCAGACCGCTTCGATGTTTGGAAGAATGCAGGTGGAGATCATGAGGGCCAGCATGTGAACCGCGACCAGGAGAGTTGTGCACACTGCGAAAGTTATCAACATCGAGTTGGGTACGTTTGACTCGGGGTTCAGTTGGACCTCTACCATTGCCACCTAGACCAATAGAAAATTCTGTTACACATCTTTTTTGCATTTCTGATTGGACTCCTGTCCAATCAACAGGAGCAGAACTCGAATAATTCTCGATATGATTTTACAggaaaaatttactgaaaaaatgtctAGTCCAACCTGGGGTCTGAATCAGGAATTATGCAGTGGAACCAGTGGACTTcatctttaattattcaactaattatttttcctagtattcataacaaaaatgaaatagaatCTCTCACCATTGCAAAACCTGACAACAAAGCCGAAGTTTTGCTGGACGCTTTGAGTTTCGCTCTGCTGAGCTGAAGTTTCCTCCAGGAAAGATAACCCGGTGTGTGGAGGCCATCACCAGACTGCGACATCTTTGCcttttgtaatgaaaaataaaaaccgattatttttaacgtcaaatggagaataaaagaggaggataaaaattaaaaaattacggcaAATTATTCTTAGAAATATTTAGTTTTCAGTATTAGTCACACAGGTTCGGCTGGCATTTGACGGGAACATAATTTTCAGGAACCACAAGACAAAAACATTGATTGCATGTACAAAGTACGTGGGGAATGTGCTGGGAGCAAATCTTTTAATGAATTAACGTACCACAAAAATAACGACGATGCCAGCAGGGTGGTGCTTACTCGACGTGATTCCCTCGATAGGTAAAAAAAACCAATGGGTGCTGaacgaaaaaagaaataataatttttaattatgaatgaGAAACAAGAACTGGAAGGGAACTTGAAGGGCGCTGAGGATATCACACTGAAGTCAACGGAAAATTCTATCGGATTTCGATTGAATTTCTCTGGAAATTCTATCAGTCTCTTCAcaaattctattgaaaaatttggtcgaatttttatttatttatttaaagaatATTCGAAACTATTCTAGGGAAAAATCGGTAAAATTTCATCTTTCCATATAACTTTTCCTGTCGGAAagtttacaattttcattcaagaaAATGCAGGAAAGGATTGAGAGTTTGAGCTGAGGAATTTTtgcgtgaaaatattttattgcaataaGTTGTAAAAAAACTCGAACTCTGTCGCggttttcatcaaattttcctTGTAAAATCTGaataatgattgaatttttaatagaatCAGTAGAAAACTAGTCGTTCTATCGAAATTTCCATAGAAATCCAgagaaatagaattttccaggaTTTTTTATCGCATGTGATGTGCAGAGAAATGAGTGAAAAGTGATAATTTCTATGGAGACAGTGGAGATAGGTGAAGAAGCGAGTAAGGACACCAGCCGGACTCttcacaaatttttcaacaatttcacaTCTGGCGGGTGCGTTATTTGCCTTTTGCGTACATCATAATGTCAAATTTTGTGCGAAGCACACGTGCGGTAAAGATTTTCTGAGTCATGTGATTAGAAAATTTGCCAGCAATTACGCTCcacggagaggaaaattcttaaaaatctACGCGCCTGCTCCATAATCTGCCAATGAAAGtaataatcgataaaaattacggaacagttacgcactttttcagtgaattttcagaaaaaagtccaaaacgttcagtgaaaaactgCGTAACTGTTTTgtaattttgactgacagattacataacaggcacgtaatttttcaagaattttgcTTCGTGTGGTACGAGATAGGGAATGGCCGACGATCAACCGACACTGACCCGGTATTGCCCAATGTTGGCACATCcctggccgactgtcggccattcgTCCTGCCCTCCCAGGGTAACATCCCAATCTTCCGACTCATCAGATAATGTTTACCACCCTCGTCGTGTAaagtaatattaattaattttgttttaacTTACAAATAGTGCAGAAGTCCATTCGTGCGCGTAAaagtaaattaatatttttcatcaccaaAC of Diachasmimorpha longicaudata isolate KC_UGA_2023 chromosome 3, iyDiaLong2, whole genome shotgun sequence contains these proteins:
- the LOC135160896 gene encoding calcium release-activated calcium channel protein 1 isoform X2; this encodes MSVWSTSTGRNSVFGAEIGNPSNLNQQQLPNHSHLHTTEGHCFHNRFHNCQMSQSGDGLHTPGYLSWRKLQLSRAKLKASSKTSALLSGFAMVAMVEVQLNPESNVPNSMLITFAVCTTLLVAVHMLALMISTCILPNIEAVCNLHSISLVHESPHERLHWYIEIAWAFSTLLGLILFLLEIAILCWVKFYDFSQTAAWSACIVLIPVLIIFLAFAIHFYRSLAAHKYEVTVSGIRELELLKEQIESTDVEGRNGSSLLANSHIV
- the LOC135160896 gene encoding calcium release-activated calcium channel protein 1 isoform X3, whose protein sequence is MSQSGDGLHTPGYLSWRKLQLSRAKLKASSKTSALLSGFAMVAMVEVQLNPESNVPNSMLITFAVCTTLLVAVHMLALMISTCILPNIEAVCNLHSISLVHESPHERLHWYIEIAWAFSTLLGLILFLLEIAILCWVKFYDFSQTAAWSACIVLIPVLIIFLAFAIHFYRSLAAHKYEVTVSGIRELELLKEQIESTDVEGRNGSSLLANSHIV
- the LOC135160896 gene encoding calcium release-activated calcium channel protein 1 isoform X1, whose protein sequence is MSVWSTSTGRNSVFGAEIGNPSNLNQQQLPNHSHLHTTEGHCFHNRFHNCQAKMSQSGDGLHTPGYLSWRKLQLSRAKLKASSKTSALLSGFAMVAMVEVQLNPESNVPNSMLITFAVCTTLLVAVHMLALMISTCILPNIEAVCNLHSISLVHESPHERLHWYIEIAWAFSTLLGLILFLLEIAILCWVKFYDFSQTAAWSACIVLIPVLIIFLAFAIHFYRSLAAHKYEVTVSGIRELELLKEQIESTDVEGRNGSSLLANSHIV